The region CCGGACCGTGCTGGACCGGTGCGTGCACGCTGCGCGCCCGGTCCCGCCAGGGGGACGCCGCTGGGGCGTCCCCCGTCCCCGCGCCGGCCGCGCTGGCGGCCAGCACGGCGAGCAGGGCGGCCAGCTCGGTGTCGTCCGGCTCGCCGCGGACCACCCGCAGGAGCGGCGCGTCGCTCACAGCGGGATGTTCCCGTGCTTGCGCGGCGGCCGGCTGACCCGCTTGTTCCGCAGGGCGCGCAGCGCCCGGACGATGTGGACCCGGGTGGCCGCCGGCTCGATGACGGCGTCGACGTAGCCGCGCTCGGCCGCGATGTACGGGTTGAGTAAGTGGTCCTCGTAGTCGGCGATCAGCCGGGCCCGCTCGGCCTCGACGTCGCTCGCCGCGCCCAGCTCCTTGCGGTAGAGGATGTTGACGGCGCCCTGGGCGCCCATGACCGCGATCTGGGCGGTCGGCCAGGCCAGGTTGACGTCCGCGCCGAGGTGTTTGGACCCCATGACGTCGTACGCGCCGCCGTAGGCCTTGCGGGTGATCACGGTGACCAGCGGCACGGTCGCCTCGGCATACGCGTAGATGAGCTTGGCGCCCCTGCGGATGATGCCGTTCCACTCCTGGTCGGTGCCGGGCAGGAAGCCGGGGACGTCGACGAAGGTGAGCACCGGGATGTTGAAGGCGTCGCAGGTGCGGACGAACCGGGCCGCCTTCTCCGACGCGTCGATGTCGAGCGTCCCGGCGAACTGCATGGGCTGGTTGGCCACGATGCCCACCGAGGCGCCCTCGACCCGGCCGAAGCCGCAGACGATGTTGGGCGCCCACAGCGCCTGCACCTCGAGGAAGTCGCCGTCGTCGAGGACCGCACCGATCACGGTGTGCATGTCGTAGGGCTGGTTCGCCGAGTCCGGGATGACCGTGTTCAGGGCCAGATCGTCGGCGGTGATCTCCACCTCGGCGGGTGCGTCGAAGACCGGCGGGTCCTCCAGGTTGTTGCTCGGCAGGTAGGACAGCAGTGTCCGGGCGATGTCCAGGCAGTCCTGCTCGTCGGCGGCCATGAAGTGGGCCACCCCGGACTTGGAGTTGTGCGTACGAGCGCCGCCGAGCTCCTCGAACTCGACGTCCTCGCCCGTGACGGTCCGGATCACGTCCGGGCCGGTGATGAACATGTGCGAGGTCTGGTCGACCATGAGGGTGAAGTCGGTGATGGCCGGGCTGTACACCGCGCCGCCGGCGCACGGGCCCATCACCAGCGACAGCTGCGGCAGGACCCCGGATGCCGAGACGTTGCGGCGGAAGATCTCTGCGTACAGGGCGAGCGAGACGACGCCCTCCTGGATCCGGGCGCCGCCGGAGTCGTTGATCCCCACGACCGGACAGCCGATCTTCAAGGCCAGGTCCATGACCTTGACGATCTTCTCCCCGAAGACCTCGCCGAGGCTGCCGCCGAAGACGGTGAAGTCCTGGGAGAACACGCACACCTGGCGGCCGTCGACGGTGCCGCGCCCGGTGACCACGCCGTCGGCGTAGGGCCGGCGACCGTCCATCCCGAAGGCCGTCGAGCGGTGCCGGGCCAGCGCGTCGGTCTCCACGAACGAGCCGGGGTCGAGGAAGGCCACGATCCGTTCGCGGGCGGTCATCTTGCCCTTGGCGTGCTGCGCCTCGATGGCCTTCGCGCTGCCCGGCGTCTGCGCCTGCGCGAGCCGCTGGGCCAGGTCGGCCAGCTTGCCGGCGGTGGTGTGCAGGTCCGGGACCATCGGCTCGGGAACGGTCGCTGCCATCGTGGATCTCCCGTCACAGGCCCTGTCGCTGGGGGTGATCCGTACCTTAGTGCGCATGCCAGCAGCCCGGTTCGACGACCTCAGCCGCCCACCGCTGGACGCCGTCGCGCTGGCCAGGGCGCTGCAGTCCCCGGCCGGCCCGTGGCGGGAGGTCCGGGTGGTCGACGTCACCGGCTCGACGAACGTCGACCTGGCGGCCGCAGCGCGGGCCGGGGATCCGGGCGGGCTGGTCCTCGTGGCCGAGCACCAGGACCACGGCCGGGGCCGGCTGGACCGGACCTGGGTGTCGCCGCCGCGGGCCGGCCTCACCTTCTCGGTGCTGTGGCGGCCCACCGTGGACCCGGCCCGGTGGGGCTGGCTGTCCCCGCTGGTGGGGCTGGCCGTGGCCGAGGCCGTGTCCGAGACGGCTCTGGTGGACGTCCGGCTGAAGTGGCCCAACGACCTGCTGGCGGGGCAGCGGAAGCTGGCCGGGGTGCTGGCCGAACGGGTCGGCGAGGCCGTCGTGGTCGGCGTGGGGCTCAACGTCTCCACCCGGGTCGACGAGCTGGTCGGGCCGGGCGCCACCTCGCTCCTCTTCGAGGACGCCGCCTGCACCGACCGGGACCCGCTGCTGCGGTCGGCGCTGCGCCGGGTCGCCGAGCGGTACCGGGACTGGACGACCGGGGGCGGCGATCCGACGACGCTGCGCCAGGCCCTGGTCGAGCGCAGCGCCACGGTCGGTCAGGAGGTCCAGGTGCTGCTTCCGGGAGGGCGCACACTCCGCGGCACGGCCACCGACATCGACGCCGAGGGACGACTGGTCCTCTTCACCGAGGACGGCGTGGAGGCGGTGGCGGCCGGGGACGTGGTGCACCTGGGTCAGCCCCCGATGGGCCCGGGCGCCGGCCCCTGACGTGCAAGGATGCGCCATGGGCTACCCCACCAAGCTGCTCGCCCAGGGTGAGTCGATCGCGTTCGAGATGCGCCCGCACTGGCGCTCCATGATCTTTCCCTCGATCGTGCTCGTGGGCACCGTCGCCGTCGGGGGCTACCTGTACGGGCTGGTCCCGAGCGACGGCGTGGCCTCGTACCTGCACTGGGTGATCCTCGCGGTCGCCCTGCTCATCCTCATCCTGTGGTTCGTGCGGCCGATGCTCGCGTGGCTGACCACGCAGTTCGTGTTCACCAACCGGCGGATCATCACCAGGACCGGGGTCGTCGCCCGGCACGGCATGGACATGCCGCTGTCGAAGG is a window of Actinomycetes bacterium DNA encoding:
- a CDS encoding PH domain-containing protein, which translates into the protein MGYPTKLLAQGESIAFEMRPHWRSMIFPSIVLVGTVAVGGYLYGLVPSDGVASYLHWVILAVALLILILWFVRPMLAWLTTQFVFTNRRIITRTGVVARHGMDMPLSKVNDVSFDYSIFERLIGTGTLVVSSASETGDLIIDNIPRVEEVQREIYRLSEEDQRRRGGPNHD
- a CDS encoding acyl-CoA carboxylase subunit beta: MAATVPEPMVPDLHTTAGKLADLAQRLAQAQTPGSAKAIEAQHAKGKMTARERIVAFLDPGSFVETDALARHRSTAFGMDGRRPYADGVVTGRGTVDGRQVCVFSQDFTVFGGSLGEVFGEKIVKVMDLALKIGCPVVGINDSGGARIQEGVVSLALYAEIFRRNVSASGVLPQLSLVMGPCAGGAVYSPAITDFTLMVDQTSHMFITGPDVIRTVTGEDVEFEELGGARTHNSKSGVAHFMAADEQDCLDIARTLLSYLPSNNLEDPPVFDAPAEVEITADDLALNTVIPDSANQPYDMHTVIGAVLDDGDFLEVQALWAPNIVCGFGRVEGASVGIVANQPMQFAGTLDIDASEKAARFVRTCDAFNIPVLTFVDVPGFLPGTDQEWNGIIRRGAKLIYAYAEATVPLVTVITRKAYGGAYDVMGSKHLGADVNLAWPTAQIAVMGAQGAVNILYRKELGAASDVEAERARLIADYEDHLLNPYIAAERGYVDAVIEPAATRVHIVRALRALRNKRVSRPPRKHGNIPL
- a CDS encoding acyl-CoA carboxylase subunit epsilon; this translates as MSDAPLLRVVRGEPDDTELAALLAVLAASAAGAGTGDAPAASPWRDRARSVHAPVQHGPGAWRTASLPQ
- a CDS encoding biotin--[acetyl-CoA-carboxylase] ligase, which gives rise to MPAARFDDLSRPPLDAVALARALQSPAGPWREVRVVDVTGSTNVDLAAAARAGDPGGLVLVAEHQDHGRGRLDRTWVSPPRAGLTFSVLWRPTVDPARWGWLSPLVGLAVAEAVSETALVDVRLKWPNDLLAGQRKLAGVLAERVGEAVVVGVGLNVSTRVDELVGPGATSLLFEDAACTDRDPLLRSALRRVAERYRDWTTGGGDPTTLRQALVERSATVGQEVQVLLPGGRTLRGTATDIDAEGRLVLFTEDGVEAVAAGDVVHLGQPPMGPGAGP